GTCTCGGCCGCGTTCTTCATGCAGGCGCTGGACGCGACCATCGTCAACACCGCCGTGCCGGCGATCTCGCAGGCACTGCAGGTGACCCCGCTGAGCATGCGCACGGCGCTCACCAGTTACGTACTCACGCTGGCCATCTTCATCCCGATGAGCCCCTGGCTGTGCGATCGCTTCGGCACGCGCCGGGTCTTCGGCGGTGCCATCCTCGTGTTCGCCATCGGCTCGCTACTGTGCGGCGTGGCGCAGAGCCTGCCGCAACTGGTGGCCGCGCGCATCGTCCAGGGCCTGGGCGGCGCGGCGCTGATGCCGGTGGGACGCTATGTGCTGGTACGCAGCATCGACCGCCGCCAGTTCGTCAGCGCCATGACCACCGTGGCCACGTTCGGCCTGCTCGGTTCCGTCGTCGGCCCGCTGATCGGTGGCGCGCTGGTGGAGTTCACCAACTGGCGCCTGATCTTCCTGATCAACGTGCCGGTGGGTATCGTCGGGCTGGTGCTGAACCGGCGCGAGATGCCCGAGTACCGGCTCGAGCAGCCCCATCGTTTCGACACCACCGGTTTCATCCTGTTCGCGGGTGCGTCCGCGCTGCTGCTGATGGCGGCGGAGACGGCCGGCGTCCGCGGGCACGGGCTCGAGGTGGCCGGCTACGCGTTGGCGGCGGTGGCCAGCGCCGTGCTTTACGTGCGGCACAGCCGGCGCACCGAGTTTCCCGTCAGCGATCTCTCGTTGCTTAAAGTGCGCAGCGTGTGGGTCGCGCTGGCCGGCAACCTGTTCACCCGGCTGGGCGTGTCGGGCATGTACCTGCTGCTGGTGCTGTTCCTGCAGATCGGCTGCGGCTGGTCGCCGCTGGTGGCCGGCATGATGATGGTGCCGCAGGCCATCGGTTCGATCACGGTCAAGCCCTTCATCAACCGGCTGCTGACCCGCTTCGGCTATCGGCGGCTGCTGCTGGGCAACACGTTCGCCGTGTCCGCGGTGCTGTGTTCGTTCGCCCTGCTCTCGGCGGATACGCCGCCCTGGATCATCATCGTCTTCGTGTATGTCTACGGTGCGGTGATGTCGCTGCAGTACACCTCGATGAACACCCTGGCCTATGTGGACCTGGACGTCCGCTATGCGTCGCAGGCCTCGTCCATGGCCTCGACCGCGCAATACCTGTCGATGAGCTTCGGTATCGCCCTGGCGTCGTTGCTGATGGCGGCGTTTCTCGGCTCGCACAACGCGCAGGGCTATGTCTGGGCGTTCCGCTGGGCCGTGATCGTGCTGGGCCTGATCACGCTGGCGGCCAGCTGGATCTTCAGTCGCCTGCACGATCCGCGGACGGCGCACGACCGCTCCGCGACGCCTGGTACGCCGTAAGCGCGCCCTCGCGCGTGGCCTTGAGATCGACCATGGGGCCCGGGTAACCGGAGGCCTTCAGGAACGCCTCGTCTTCCCACGGCGCGTGCACCAGCCGGCCCGGCGCGTCGCGAAGTTCGGGCACCCAGCGCCGGATGTATGCGCCGTCCTTGTCGAACCGTTCCGACTGGGTCACGGGGTTGAAGATACGGAAGTACGGCGCCGCGTCCGCACCGCTGCCGGCCACCCACTGCCAGCCCAGCGAGTTGTTGGCCAGGTCGGCGTCGACCAGCGTGTCCCAGAACCACTTCGACCCCAGCACCCAGTGCTGGCGCATGTTCTTGGTCAGCAGGCTGGCCACCAGCATGCGCACGCGGTTGTGCATCCAGCCCGTGGCCCACAGCTCGCGCATGCCCGCATCCACGATGGGGATGCCGGTCATGCCTCGCTTCCAGCGGCGCAATGCATGGGGGTCGCGCGGGGCCCAGCGGAAGGTGTCGAACTTCGGGTTGAAGTTTTCCCTGGGCGTTTTCGGAAAATGGAACAGCAGGTGGTGGGCGAATTCCCGCCAGCCCAGCTGGCGCAGGTAGGGCTCGATGTCCGGCGCTTTCTTGTGTCGTGCCGCATGGGCACGAAGGCCGGCCGCGATCTGCAGCGGCGATATCTCGCCCCAGTGCAGGTGCGGCGACAGGCGCGAGGTACCGTGGCGTGCCGGCAGGTCGCGCCCTTCGACGTAATGCCCGACGGCATCGTCCGCGAAGAGGTGGAGCATGTCCTGCGCGCCCTGCTCGCCGGGCGTCCACTCGTCGAAGCCCCTGGCCCAGTCGCGCGTGGGCAGCAGGCCCAGGTCGTCCAGCGCGACGGACCGCGGCAGCTTGCCCAGATGCATCGACGCCGGCGCCTCCACGGCAGCCACGGCGTCGATGCGCGTGCGCAGGTTGCGCCAGAAGGGGGTGAACACCCGGTAGGGTTCGTCCTGCTTCGTCGCGACCTCCCAGGGCTCGCACCACAGCGAGGCGTTGAACGAGGCGACGTCGATGCCGTCGGCTTCGAGGGCCTTGCGCACGGCTTTGTCCCGCCGGATCACCCGCGGTTCGTACAGCCGGTTGAAGTAGACGGCCGTCGCGCCGGTCGCCTCGATCGCCGTGCGCAGGGCATCGAGGCTCGGCCCGTGACCGATCTGCAGGGCGCCCCGATGCTTGCCCAGCGAGGCGTCCAGCGCCACCAGCGAATGGTGCAGCCACCAGCGTCCGGCCGCACCCGGCGCCCATTCGCCCTCCTCGTCGGGCGCGTGGATGTAGAGCGGCACGACCTGGTCGTGCGCCTCCAGGGCCGCCAGCAGGGCCGGGTTATCGGCAAGGCGGAGGTCGCGTCGGAACCACATGAGGGCGGTAGTCATCGCCCTAGTATCCAAGGTTTGCGTGACGCGTGGATCGCGCTCGCCATCCGTTCAGCAGCAATGCTTAGACTGGTGCCACTACGGCCCCTGTTTCCGCCGTCGATCAAGGAGTGACTCCATGCATATCAAGACCGTCCTCGGCCTCCCCTTGGCCGCCCTTCTCGCCACGGCGGTCGTCGCTCCCGCGTCGGCCGCCACCCTAACCCGCAGCGACGGCATCTATGTCCGCTGCGACCAGTGCGGCGTGGTGCAGAGCATCGAACACAACGTCGTCCAGGGCCGTGACCACGGCACCGCCGGCGCCGTCATCGGCGCCATCGCCGGCGGCGTGCTCGGCAATCAGGTCGGTCGCGGCAACGGCCGCAAGCTGGCCACGGTCGGCGGCGCCGTCGGCGGCGGCTTCGCCGGCAACGCCATCGGCAAGGGCGGCGGCAGCGAGAGCTACACCCTCCGCCTGAAGATGGGCGCCGGCGGCTACAGCAATGTCCAGGTCAAGGACGCCAGCGCCGTCCGCGAAGGCGACATCGTGGTCGTCGACGAAAACGGCAACGTCTCCCGCGTTCAATAATCCCCGCCACCTTGCGTCGCCGGCGTAGGAGCGCACGATGTGCGCGATCCCGGCCTGCGCCATGCCAGCATCATGGCGCCATGCACCAAGCCAACACCGAGAGCCCCAGAGCCGGATCCCATCCGCTCTGGGGTTTTTTCATATCAAGACCGACCCGCCACCCTCGCCGCCACCGCATCGTAAAACGACTCCGGCAACACCGCCCTCACCGGCACGCGCCACCAGTTCTCCCGAGCGAAATCCCGGCACTTCACCGCGTCCTTATCCGTCATCAACACCGGGCAACCATCGGCGAAGGTGAAGTCGTCACGGGTGAACGCGTGGTGGTCGGCGAACGGATGCCCATCCACCGTGATCCCCTGCGCAGCCAAGCTGGCGAAGAAGCGCGCCGGGTGACCGATGCCGGCGACCGCGTGCGCGGGACGCCCCGCGAATTCCGCCAGCGGCACGCTACGCGACGGGTCGGCCATGTTGACGGCGATGCCCCCTTGCAGGCTCATCGCGATTTCGCCAGGCTGCGCGGCATCACCGTTGACCACGATGAAATCCACCCGCGCCAACCGGCTGGCGGGCTCGCGCAGCGGGCCGGCGGGCAGCAGGTGGCCGTTGCCCAGACGGCGTTCACCGTCGATCACGCAGATCTCCACGTCACGGCCCAGCCGATGGTGCTGCAAGCCGTCGTCGGCGAGGATCAGGTCGCATCCCGCGTCGATGAGCAACTGCGCGGCTTCGGGGCGCTCGCGGCCGATGGCGACGGGAAAGCCGCTCTGGCGTATGAGCGCAGGTTCGTCGCCGACCTTCGCCGGCGCATCCTCCCGGCCGAGCAGCCATGGGCCGCGTTCACTGCCACCGTACCCTCGGCTGACGATGCCCGGGCGGAAACCGCGCTCGCGCATGGCGTGGGCCAACGCAACGATCAGGGGTGTCTTGCCGGTGCCACCGAGGGTGATGTTGCCCACCACCACCACGGGCACCGACAGCCTGACCACGGCCGAGGGATCCCGGCGAAAGCGCCGCGCGCGCTGGCGCACCACGGCGCGGTACAGCGCTTCCAGCGGACGTGTCCACAACGGAGGTGACCCACCGCCGTACCACCGTCGCTGCAGGGAATCGCCAAGGGCCACGGTCAGCCCTCGGACGGCTGCTCGTGGAACTGCATCCGGTGCAGCGCGGCGTACTGGCCCTGCTTGTCCAGCAGCTGCCGGTGCGTGCCCAGTTCGATGATGCGGCCCTGTTCCATCACGGCGATCTGGTCGGCGTGCTCGATGGTGGACAGGCGATGCGCGATCACCAGTGTGGTGCGATCGCGCATGAGACGGGTCAAGGCGTCCTGGATCAATCGTTCGGATTCCGTATCCAGCGCGCTGGTGGCTTCGTCCAGCACGAGGATCGGCGCGTTCTTCAGGATCGCGCGCGCGATGGCGATGCGCTGGCGCTGGCCGCCGGACAGCGAATTGCCGCCCTGCCCGATCTGCGTGTGCAGGCCCTCGGGCAGGCGCTCGATGAACTCCATGGCATTTGCCGCCTTCGCCGCGGCCACGATGTCTTCCTCGGAGGCGCCGGCCATTTCGCCATAGGCGATGTTGGCGGCCACCGTGTCGTCGAACAACACGACGTGCTGGCCGACCCAGGCGATCTGCTGGCGCAGCGAAGCCAGCGTGTACTGCGCGTAGTCGCGGCCGTCGAGCAGGATTTGGCCCTCGGTCGGCTCATAGAAGCGCGGCAACAGGCTGACCAGGCTGGACTTGCCGCTGCCCGAGCGACCCACCAGCGCCGTGACGGTACCCGGGGCGCAGACCAGGTCGACGCCACGCAACGCCATATGGTTGTTGCGCTCGTAGACCAGCCGGACGTTCTCGAAGCGAAGGTCACCGCGGGTGCGCACGAGGGGCTCGGTGCCGTTATCGACTTCGGCCGGCTCGTCGATGATGGCGAACAGGTCTTCCGCGGCGCTGACGCCCTTCTGCAGGTTGGACTGGATGCCGGCCAGGCGCTTGAGCGACGGCAGCATGCCGCCCATGGCCGTGAGCACCGCCGTGAACACGCCGGGTGTGATGGTCTCGATGACACCTGGCCGCGTGCCCAGGAACACCAGCGTGGCCAGCGCCATGGCGCCGACGGTCTGGATCGTGGCGCTGGACGCCGCACTGGTGGCCGACACCTTGAGGTTGAGCCGGCGCTGGCGATCGGCGATGGACGCGAAGCGGTCGCCTTCGCGCGCCTGCCCGCCGTAGATGCGCACTTCGCGATTGGCCGCGACGGCTTCTTCCACGGCACTGGTCACCGTGCCCATGTTGCCCTGGATGCGCTTGCTGATCTTGCGGTAGCGGCGGCTGATCACGGTGACGATCACCACGACGCACGGCACCAGCACCAGCAGGGCCATGGCCAGGTACGCGCTCTGGTAGAGCATGACCGACAGCAGGCCGACCACGGTCAGGCCCTCGGTGACGGCCACCTTGAGCGAATCCGAAGATGCCGCCGCCACCTGCTCGCTGGTGTAGGTGATGCGCGAGATCTGCTGGCCCGAGGGCTCCTTGGCGAAGAACGTGGACGGCAGGCGCAGGTACGCCGCGAACACGTCGATGCGGATGGCCTGCACCACGTTGCGACCGACATAGGCGATGCCGTAGTCGGTGCAGTAGGAGGCAACACCGCGTACCGCGAAGATGCCGATGATCCAGATGGGCATCCAGAAGATGGTGTGCGCGTCGCGGGCGATGAACAGGTTGTCGATCAGCGGCTGCAACAGGTTGGTGAACAACGACAGGCAGGCCGGATCGATGACCATGCCGACGATGGCGACGATACCCGCCGCGCGATAGCGCCGGGTGTAGCCGAGCAGGCGCTTGTAGGTCTGCCAGGTCCGGGCATCCCAGACCGACGTGCGGGTAGCGTTCACGGCTTGGCCGTTCCTTCGGAAGGCGTGGTGGCGATGGACAACCGCGTGAAGCCGACCTGGCCCAGCGCATCCATGGCGCGCACCACGTTCTGGTGGGGCGTCATCGCGTCGGCACGGATCACCACCAGGCGGTTGCGGTCGTCGCCGGCGGCGCGCTGGATGGCCGTCTTCAGGGGCTCGATACCCTCGCCCATCACTTCATCGCTGCCCACGGCGTAGTGCCCGTCGCGGTCGATGACCACGTTGAGTGCGTTGTCGGTGCCCTCGCGCGCCTCGCCGTCGGCCTTGGGCAGGTCGACCTTGAGCCGCGAGTGCTGGACGAAGGTGGTGCTGAGCACGAAGAACATCAGCAGGGTGAGCAGGACGTCGATCAGCGAGATCACGTTGATCTCGAAGTCGTCCTCGCGACGGGAGCCGATGCGCATGGATCAACCGGCCTGCGGCGCGGCGGTGTCCGCCGCGGCAGGGCGACGGCGCGCGGCGGGACGTGCCGCCGAGAGGTCATCGAGCAACGCGGTGGCTTCCTTTTCCATCTGCACCACGTAACCACCCACCTTCGAGCGGAAATAACGGTGCAGCACGTAGGCCGGAATCGAGACGATCAGGCCGAACGCCGTGCAGATCAGGGCCTCGCCGATGCCGCCGGCCATGCGCGTGGGATCGCCGATGCCGCCGGCCATCACGCCCATGAACATGCGGATCAGGCCGATGACCGTGCCCAGCAGGCCCAGCAGCGGCCCGATGAGGGCGATGGTGCCCAGCGTGTTGAGGTAACGCTCCATGCGATGGACCACATGGCGACCGCTGTCCTCGATCCGCTCCTTGATGATCTCGCGGGGGCGATCGCGCACGGCCAGCGCGCCGGCGAACAGTTCACCCAAGGGCGAGCCCTTCTCCAGCGCCGCGAGGTGGCCGGCATCCAGCTGGGCGGAACGCGCCCACTGGCGCACTTCGTCGCCCAGTCCTGGCGGCAGTACCGCCGCGCGGCGCAGTGCCCAGAAGCGTTCGAACACGATCGCCATGGCGACCAGCGAGCAGATCAGGATCGGCAGCAATGCCCAGCCGCCAGCGAGAAGGATCTCGAGCACGTGAACCCCGGAGGTACGTTTGAGTCAGGGCGACATCATAGCAGGGCACGTGGCGGGGGCTGGACGCCCCCGCCCGTCCGCTCACCGATGGCCGAGGAACTCCACCTCGCCCAGGTCGATACCCGCGCCCGGGTTCGCGGCCACCAGCCGCAGGCGGTACCAGGCATAGGCGCCGGGAGCCGATACAGCGAAGGCCCGCGTCTGCCGGCGCCACGGCCAGGCCTGGCCCTGGCGCTGGTCCACGGTGGTGTAATGCTTGCCGTCGCTGGAACCTTCCAGCACCCAGCCCGACGCGTCCGCCGCCGTGGCCGCGGAGGTCAGCGTCAGCATCCGCACCGTTACCGGCGCATCGAAGTGCCAGCCGACGCTGGCCCCCTTGCCGTCGAGATGGGCCGTGGTGTCCGAGGTGTTGTCGAACAACCTGGCCAGATCACCCGCCGGCGCCGACCCGAAGGCCTTGCCACCCGACGCGGTCAGGTCGACCAGCGGCGCCGGTTTGCTGCCTTCGGCGCTGATCGATGCCGGCAGTGCGTCGGCGCTCGTACCCCACGTGGAGGGGCTGGGGCCCATGGTGAAGTCCAGGGTGGCGCCGCGGGCCAGCAGCTCGTGCGGCAGCGTCACGCTGTTCCATGGCTGGCCGTTGACCGTGAGCGACTGCACGTAGCGGTTGGTGTCACTGACGCCCGGCGCGCGGATGTCGATGGCCGCGCCATTTTCCAGGCGGATGGTCATGTGCGGGAAGTGCGGCGCGCCGACCACGTACTCCGGCGTGCCCATGCGCAGCGGATAGAAACCCGCGGCACCGAACAGCCACCACGCCGACATCTCGCCATTGTCTTCGTCGCCGGGATAGCCCTGGCCGATCTCGCTGCCCACGTACAGCCGCGACACGGCATCGCGCAGCTTGTCCTCGGTCTTCCACGGCTGGCCGGCCTCGTCGTACATCCAGATGATGTGGTGCGAGGGCTGGTTGGAGTGGCCGTACTGGCCCATCCGCACGTCGCGCGCTTCCAGCATCTCGTGGATCACGTCGCCGTAATCGCCCACATCGAACGTGCCGGGCGTGCTGAAGAACTGGTCCAGCTTGGCGGCCAGCGCAGCGCGGCCGCCATAGAGTGCGGCCAGTCCGGCGCCATCCTGCGGCGCATGGAAAGCCATGTTCCAGGCGTTGGTCTCGGTGTAGTCGCCACCCCAGCGCGTCGGGTTGAAGTCCTTGTCGTTCCAGCGCCACTTGCCGGCGGGATCGCGTGCGACGAAGAAGCCCACCGCCGGATCGAACAGGTTCGCGTAACCCAGCGCCCGCGAGCGATACCAGGCGGCATCGTCCGCATAGGCGGCATAACCGCCGGACGAGCGGGTGTCCTTCGCCAGCGCCGCGGCGAGGTTGCCGATGGCGAAATCGTTGATGTAGCCGTCCATCGACCAGGACAGGCCCTCGTTAACCGTGTCGTCGGTGTAACCGTTGAACAACGAACGCTGGATGCCCTTGCGGCCCGCGCCCTTCACGTCGCTGACGGTGGACGCGTTGCGTATGGCGGACTGGTAGAACGACGCGACGTCGAAGTTGCGCACGCCCTTCAGCCACGCATCCGCGAACGCCACGTCGGAGCTGGTGCCCACCATCAGGTCGGCATAACCGGGCGACGACCAGCGGGCGATCCAGCCACCGTCGCGGTACTGCTGCACGAAGCCGTCGATCATCCTGCCCGCCTCGGTCGGCGTCAGCAGCACGTACGCCGGCCAGGCGGTGCGGTAGGTGTCCCAGAAGCCGTTGTTGACGTAGGGCTGGCCGTCCACCACGCGCGCGCCGGTCTGCGTGGCGGTGTTCTCGCCCGCCGCGGCGGAGAACGGACTGGCGTAGCGCCAGACGGGCTGGTCCTTTGTACCCGTATTTTCGTAGGCGTGGTTCGGGTAGAGGAACAGCCGATAGAGGTTCGAGTAGAGGATGGTCCGCTCGTCCGGCGTCGCCCCTTCCACCTGGATCATGCCCAGGCGCTCGTCCCACGCGTTGCGGGCCCGCTCGCGCACGCCGTCGAACGTATCCGTCGTGGCGATTTCCTGCACGAGGTTGGCCTTGGCTTGGTCGACCGAGATCAGCGAGGTGGCGATACGCATCGTGACCGTACGCTCGCCCTTCTTCGCGGTGTCGAAGCCGAACCAGGCGGAGGCGGCATCACGCTTCTCGCCCGTGAGCCGACCGCTCTCGGCTACGTCCCGGTCGAACTCGGCGTAGAAGAACAGGCGCGTGGCGCCCGTGGACAAGCCACTGCGGACGTCCGACCAGCCCTGGATGGCACGATGGCCCGGGTCGAGCGTCACCGCGGCCTTCTCGTCGAGGTTGTCGAACACCAGTTGCGATCGCTTGCCGGTAAAGGTGAAGCGGAACATCGCGGCATGGTCGGTCGGCGTGATCTCGGTGGTCAGGCCGTTGTCAAAACGCACCCGGTAATAGTCGGGGTGGGCCACCTCGGCGTCGTGACCGAAGGACAAGGCGCGCGTCTCGCGCTTCAGCGTCGGCGCACCCGTGGTCGCCTGGGCCGGCATCACCTGGAAGGTCTGGCGCTCGCCCATCCACGGGCTGGGCTCGTGGGACAGGGCGAAGGCCTCGATCCGCGGCCGGTTGTCGGGGCCGTTGCGCTCCTGGTACTGGTAGAGCCAGTTGGACCCGGCGTTGGTGACGGGCGTCCAGAAATTGAACCCGTGCGGCAGGGCCACTGCCGGGAAGTTGTTGCCACGCGAGAAATTGGCGTTCGCGTTCGAGCCGCGGCGCGTGTCCACGTAGTCGGTGGGGTGCGTGCTGTTTACCGGCGTGACGGTGCCGATGCGGATGTCGTCCACATAGCCCTCGAAGGCCTTGCCCGGCGGCGCATCGGCGACCAACTCGATCGCCTTGACGCGACGTCCCCGCGCCACCGCACCCAGGTCTACGCTGACGTAGTTCCACTGGTCGGGATAGAGCACGCGTCCTTCGCCCTGCCCCTTCGCGGTCGCGCGCACCCGATGCTGGTCGCGTGCCGCCGTGGTGGACAGCCGCGAGCCGTCGTCGAACACCAGGTCCACCGCGACATAGTTCGCCGGATTGGCGAGGTCGTCCTTGTTCGACCGCGGAAAGACCAGCCAGGACAGCGTTGTGCCGTCGCCCGCGCGGATATCGGTATCGAACAAGCGGGCGGCGTTGGGCGCGCCCGTGGAATTGCCGGCGTAACGCAGGGAATGCGTGCCCGTAAAGCCGACATCGGCCTTGGCGGTGAGTACCGCCTCGGCCGGCGGCCCGCCGACCAGGCTGATGTCCAGGCCACCCGCAGTCCGGGTCACCAGGGCGGGATCGCCGGGCTCGAACGAGGTGTCGAAGCGCTGTGCCGCCGTCGTGGCACCCGCCGGAACGGCCACGGCCGCCATCATGCCGACGACCCACGCCGTCCTGCTCCAACCCTGTTTCGTTCGCGTCACGCGCGTTGCCCCTGGAAGTGCGGAATCACCATTTAAATCGTTCTAAATTTCGAAAGTCAAACTGCGGTGCAACAACCCGGGCTGTGTTTCGGCCGAGCCGGATGCGGGCGAGACCACGACGAAAGCGCATGGACACCCCGTGCAACGAGTGACGGAACTCAGTCACACGGGGGGCGTGGCCGACAGATGGCCGCAAGGTTTCCGCCTACTTTGAGACCTCACTCATCAGCGGGGCAAACGACATGCGAAATACGTCGACGATGGCATGCGCACTGGCCATGGCATGCACAACCGCCATGGCATCGGCGAGCACCCATGCCGTCATCACCAGCGCGGGCAGCCGCGAAAACATCACGCATCTCGCCCCGGGCCTGCGCAGTGGCAGCATGCCGGGAGGTGCGAACGCGGCCCGATGGCTCGATGTCACGGCGATGGTCTTCCAGGCCGATGGCACGACACCCGCGCCCGGCGTGTCCGTCACTTTCGAGGCCTTCGATGGCGATGGGCGCTCCGAACGCAGGACCGCACTGGCCACGACCGTAGCCGTTGCCGATTCCCAGGGTATGGCGAGAGCTCGCCTCGATATCGGAGTCTGCCGGGGTCCAGGAATCGTAGGCCCCGTGACGGCCCGTCGCCCGTCGAACCGACCGGAATGGTGGTCGATCACCTATGTTCCAGGAGCCGTCGTAAGGGCGA
This DNA window, taken from Luteibacter sp. 9135, encodes the following:
- the msbA gene encoding lipid A export permease/ATP-binding protein MsbA, producing MNATRTSVWDARTWQTYKRLLGYTRRYRAAGIVAIVGMVIDPACLSLFTNLLQPLIDNLFIARDAHTIFWMPIWIIGIFAVRGVASYCTDYGIAYVGRNVVQAIRIDVFAAYLRLPSTFFAKEPSGQQISRITYTSEQVAAASSDSLKVAVTEGLTVVGLLSVMLYQSAYLAMALLVLVPCVVVIVTVISRRYRKISKRIQGNMGTVTSAVEEAVAANREVRIYGGQAREGDRFASIADRQRRLNLKVSATSAASSATIQTVGAMALATLVFLGTRPGVIETITPGVFTAVLTAMGGMLPSLKRLAGIQSNLQKGVSAAEDLFAIIDEPAEVDNGTEPLVRTRGDLRFENVRLVYERNNHMALRGVDLVCAPGTVTALVGRSGSGKSSLVSLLPRFYEPTEGQILLDGRDYAQYTLASLRQQIAWVGQHVVLFDDTVAANIAYGEMAGASEEDIVAAAKAANAMEFIERLPEGLHTQIGQGGNSLSGGQRQRIAIARAILKNAPILVLDEATSALDTESERLIQDALTRLMRDRTTLVIAHRLSTIEHADQIAVMEQGRIIELGTHRQLLDKQGQYAALHRMQFHEQPSEG
- a CDS encoding glycine zipper 2TM domain-containing protein; the encoded protein is MHIKTVLGLPLAALLATAVVAPASAATLTRSDGIYVRCDQCGVVQSIEHNVVQGRDHGTAGAVIGAIAGGVLGNQVGRGNGRKLATVGGAVGGGFAGNAIGKGGGSESYTLRLKMGAGGYSNVQVKDASAVREGDIVVVDENGNVSRVQ
- a CDS encoding MotA/TolQ/ExbB proton channel family protein yields the protein MLEILLAGGWALLPILICSLVAMAIVFERFWALRRAAVLPPGLGDEVRQWARSAQLDAGHLAALEKGSPLGELFAGALAVRDRPREIIKERIEDSGRHVVHRMERYLNTLGTIALIGPLLGLLGTVIGLIRMFMGVMAGGIGDPTRMAGGIGEALICTAFGLIVSIPAYVLHRYFRSKVGGYVVQMEKEATALLDDLSAARPAARRRPAAADTAAPQAG
- the lpxK gene encoding tetraacyldisaccharide 4'-kinase, yielding MWTRPLEALYRAVVRQRARRFRRDPSAVVRLSVPVVVVGNITLGGTGKTPLIVALAHAMRERGFRPGIVSRGYGGSERGPWLLGREDAPAKVGDEPALIRQSGFPVAIGRERPEAAQLLIDAGCDLILADDGLQHHRLGRDVEICVIDGERRLGNGHLLPAGPLREPASRLARVDFIVVNGDAAQPGEIAMSLQGGIAVNMADPSRSVPLAEFAGRPAHAVAGIGHPARFFASLAAQGITVDGHPFADHHAFTRDDFTFADGCPVLMTDKDAVKCRDFARENWWRVPVRAVLPESFYDAVAARVAGRS
- a CDS encoding cryptochrome/photolyase family protein, giving the protein MTTALMWFRRDLRLADNPALLAALEAHDQVVPLYIHAPDEEGEWAPGAAGRWWLHHSLVALDASLGKHRGALQIGHGPSLDALRTAIEATGATAVYFNRLYEPRVIRRDKAVRKALEADGIDVASFNASLWCEPWEVATKQDEPYRVFTPFWRNLRTRIDAVAAVEAPASMHLGKLPRSVALDDLGLLPTRDWARGFDEWTPGEQGAQDMLHLFADDAVGHYVEGRDLPARHGTSRLSPHLHWGEISPLQIAAGLRAHAARHKKAPDIEPYLRQLGWREFAHHLLFHFPKTPRENFNPKFDTFRWAPRDPHALRRWKRGMTGIPIVDAGMRELWATGWMHNRVRMLVASLLTKNMRQHWVLGSKWFWDTLVDADLANNSLGWQWVAGSGADAAPYFRIFNPVTQSERFDKDGAYIRRWVPELRDAPGRLVHAPWEDEAFLKASGYPGPMVDLKATREGALTAYQASRSGRAPSADRAGD
- a CDS encoding ExbD/TolR family protein, yielding MRIGSRREDDFEINVISLIDVLLTLLMFFVLSTTFVQHSRLKVDLPKADGEAREGTDNALNVVIDRDGHYAVGSDEVMGEGIEPLKTAIQRAAGDDRNRLVVIRADAMTPHQNVVRAMDALGQVGFTRLSIATTPSEGTAKP
- a CDS encoding GH92 family glycosyl hydrolase, whose protein sequence is MMAAVAVPAGATTAAQRFDTSFEPGDPALVTRTAGGLDISLVGGPPAEAVLTAKADVGFTGTHSLRYAGNSTGAPNAARLFDTDIRAGDGTTLSWLVFPRSNKDDLANPANYVAVDLVFDDGSRLSTTAARDQHRVRATAKGQGEGRVLYPDQWNYVSVDLGAVARGRRVKAIELVADAPPGKAFEGYVDDIRIGTVTPVNSTHPTDYVDTRRGSNANANFSRGNNFPAVALPHGFNFWTPVTNAGSNWLYQYQERNGPDNRPRIEAFALSHEPSPWMGERQTFQVMPAQATTGAPTLKRETRALSFGHDAEVAHPDYYRVRFDNGLTTEITPTDHAAMFRFTFTGKRSQLVFDNLDEKAAVTLDPGHRAIQGWSDVRSGLSTGATRLFFYAEFDRDVAESGRLTGEKRDAASAWFGFDTAKKGERTVTMRIATSLISVDQAKANLVQEIATTDTFDGVRERARNAWDERLGMIQVEGATPDERTILYSNLYRLFLYPNHAYENTGTKDQPVWRYASPFSAAAGENTATQTGARVVDGQPYVNNGFWDTYRTAWPAYVLLTPTEAGRMIDGFVQQYRDGGWIARWSSPGYADLMVGTSSDVAFADAWLKGVRNFDVASFYQSAIRNASTVSDVKGAGRKGIQRSLFNGYTDDTVNEGLSWSMDGYINDFAIGNLAAALAKDTRSSGGYAAYADDAAWYRSRALGYANLFDPAVGFFVARDPAGKWRWNDKDFNPTRWGGDYTETNAWNMAFHAPQDGAGLAALYGGRAALAAKLDQFFSTPGTFDVGDYGDVIHEMLEARDVRMGQYGHSNQPSHHIIWMYDEAGQPWKTEDKLRDAVSRLYVGSEIGQGYPGDEDNGEMSAWWLFGAAGFYPLRMGTPEYVVGAPHFPHMTIRLENGAAIDIRAPGVSDTNRYVQSLTVNGQPWNSVTLPHELLARGATLDFTMGPSPSTWGTSADALPASISAEGSKPAPLVDLTASGGKAFGSAPAGDLARLFDNTSDTTAHLDGKGASVGWHFDAPVTVRMLTLTSAATAADASGWVLEGSSDGKHYTTVDQRQGQAWPWRRQTRAFAVSAPGAYAWYRLRLVAANPGAGIDLGEVEFLGHR
- a CDS encoding MFS transporter, which codes for MPPYDVIDSTASTDVHALPTDRPALAPAEPSSKARYRGLIWLVSAAFFMQALDATIVNTAVPAISQALQVTPLSMRTALTSYVLTLAIFIPMSPWLCDRFGTRRVFGGAILVFAIGSLLCGVAQSLPQLVAARIVQGLGGAALMPVGRYVLVRSIDRRQFVSAMTTVATFGLLGSVVGPLIGGALVEFTNWRLIFLINVPVGIVGLVLNRREMPEYRLEQPHRFDTTGFILFAGASALLLMAAETAGVRGHGLEVAGYALAAVASAVLYVRHSRRTEFPVSDLSLLKVRSVWVALAGNLFTRLGVSGMYLLLVLFLQIGCGWSPLVAGMMMVPQAIGSITVKPFINRLLTRFGYRRLLLGNTFAVSAVLCSFALLSADTPPWIIIVFVYVYGAVMSLQYTSMNTLAYVDLDVRYASQASSMASTAQYLSMSFGIALASLLMAAFLGSHNAQGYVWAFRWAVIVLGLITLAASWIFSRLHDPRTAHDRSATPGTP